In one Brienomyrus brachyistius isolate T26 chromosome 7, BBRACH_0.4, whole genome shotgun sequence genomic region, the following are encoded:
- the LOC125746326 gene encoding uncharacterized protein LOC125746326 has translation MADLAALAFFVADEIDIVEIPVFLHEEFGEQRRHVPKMIGFVDDVIPLYNLPEFRSHFRLSKGQVEDVITTLGPVYQNPLNTKVPLKDIVLACLWTLANQESYRAVANRFNISKSSLMVHLHQFCVLINTHMVHHVTWPVGQTLHRSELGFARAGFPRTGLAVDGCHIPIRKPHRKNPLAYLNRKNFYSVILIGFCDSQRRFCHVSVGHPGSWHDARAFRHTAVAEALVEDPRSLMPEGLHIIGDSAFPLLPQLLKPYQDNGHLTDRQKNYNRKLNGARVVIEQAFGILKSKFRRLKYLQMDSIQKISSAVCACCILYNLSYDPGDQHPGIMNDEALDDDIYPPQPLNEQAVHYRDTICNSL, from the exons ATGGCGGATCTTGCGGCGTTGGCGTTTTTTGTGGCAGACGAAATCGACATCGTGGAAATTCCCGTGTTTTTGCATGAAGAATTCGGCGAACAGCGAAG GCATGTTCCAAAAATGATTGGGTTTGTGGATGATGTCATCCCTCTATACAATCTGCCAGAGTTTAGGAGTCATTTCCGGCTTTCTAAAGGACAAGTGGAG GATGTCATCACCACACTTGGTCCTGTTTACCAAAATCCCCTGAACACCAAAGTCCCCTTAAAAGACATTGTCCTGGCCTGCTTATGGACCCTGGCTAATCAAGAGTCCTATAGGGCTGTTGCAAACCGCTTTAATATCAGCAAGTCCTCTTTGATGGTTCATTTGCATCAGTTTTGTGTGctgataaacacacacatggTACATCATGTTACCTGGCCAGTGGGGCAAACTCTTCATAGGTCAGAGTTGGGATTTGCTAGGGCAGGTTTCCCACGGACCGGATTGGCTGTTGATGGCTGCCACATCCCGATTCGGAAGCCACACCGAAAGAACCCACTGGCATACCTAAACCGGAAGAATTtttattctgtcattctgattggCTTTTGCGACAGCCAGAGGAGATTTTGCCACGTGagtgtgggacaccctggcagCTGGCATGATGCCAGAGCTTTCCGGCACACGGCAGTTGCTGAGGCTCTGGTGGAGGACCCCCGATCCCTCATGCCGGAGGGTCTGCACATCATTGGAGACTCCGCCTTCCCACTCCTGCCTCAGTTGCTGAAGCCATATCAGGACAATGGACACCTCACAGACCGGCAAAAAAACTATAACAGGAAACTGAATGGTGCCCGTGTGGTCATTGAACAGGCATTTGGAATTCTAAAGTCCAAGTTCCGCCGACTGAAATACCTGCAAATGGACAGTATTCAGAAGATCAGTTCAGCAGTGTGTGCCTGCTGCATCCTATACAACCTGTCATACGACCCTGGGGATCAGCACCCTGGCATAATGAACGATGAGGCCCTGGATGACGACATTTATCCACCTCAGCCTCTAAATGAACAGGCAGTTCATTACAGAGACACTATTTGCAATAGTTTATAA